In Thermodesulfobacteriota bacterium, a genomic segment contains:
- the hypD gene encoding trans-4-hydroxy-L-proline dehydratase — MNDRIERLRKRSFEAVPSISIERALLETEFYQAHLGKYSTPVMRAMFFKYLCEKKTIYIGEDELIVGERGPAPKAVPTFPELNCHTAEDLRILNNRDMTSFKIAETDINIYETQVVPYWKGRSMRDRVFDQVPEAWSAAYNAGLFTEFMEQRAPGHTTLDGVIYNKGMLDFKQEIAQSLASLDYIEDPEASDKAEALKAMGIACDGAIIFAERHADLAEKMAQTEQNEIRKQELLKIGRICRKVATHAPEDFWEALQMYWFVHLGTITELNGWDAMNPGHLDQHLTPFYEKGLADGTLDREKAKELVSCFWIKFNNHPAPPKVGVTAKESGTYNDFTNINLGGVKRDGTDGVSEVSYIILEVIDELHLLQPQGNVQISDKTPDHFLNAACRVIRKGYGYPSVFNTDEVIMEQLRVGKTVEDAREGGCSGCIETGAFGKEAYILTGYLNVPKILELALNNGVDSISGQKIALETGDPNDFESFDDLYDAFARQLNMVVELKNQVNNYIERMFASYMPAPFLSVVIRDCIVKGKDYYNGGPRYNTNYIQCCGIGTISDSLSAIKTHVFDQRTITMEQLLDAMRCNFKGHEALRLQLQNKTPFFGNDDDRADHLMQRVYDSLFHAIDGKPNTKGGSYHLNMLSTTCHIYFGKMLGATPNGRLAGKPISDGTSPSHGADRNGPTAVIKSLGKMDQIKAGGTLLNQRFLPDLLATKEDIRKFAQLIRTYFKLNGHHIQFNIVDTRTLKKAQASPDDYRDLLVRVAGYSDYFVDLDEYHQQEIIERTEHGSF; from the coding sequence ATGAATGATAGAATCGAAAGGCTTCGAAAGCGGAGCTTTGAGGCGGTCCCCAGCATATCCATCGAACGTGCGCTTTTGGAGACTGAATTTTATCAGGCCCATTTGGGGAAATATTCCACACCGGTCATGCGGGCCATGTTTTTTAAATACCTGTGTGAAAAAAAGACGATTTACATCGGCGAAGACGAATTAATCGTAGGTGAACGGGGTCCTGCGCCCAAAGCGGTTCCCACCTTTCCGGAACTGAATTGCCACACTGCTGAAGATCTCAGAATCCTGAACAATCGGGATATGACCTCCTTTAAAATAGCTGAAACAGACATCAATATCTATGAAACTCAGGTGGTTCCCTACTGGAAGGGCAGAAGCATGCGGGACCGGGTATTTGACCAGGTTCCTGAGGCGTGGTCGGCGGCATACAACGCCGGTCTTTTTACCGAATTCATGGAACAGCGAGCACCAGGACACACCACCCTTGATGGTGTCATTTATAACAAAGGAATGCTCGATTTTAAGCAGGAGATTGCCCAAAGCCTAGCATCGCTAGACTATATTGAAGACCCGGAGGCGTCCGACAAGGCGGAAGCGTTAAAGGCCATGGGAATCGCCTGCGATGGTGCCATTATCTTTGCCGAAAGACACGCAGACCTGGCAGAAAAAATGGCACAAACCGAGCAAAATGAGATTCGAAAACAAGAACTGTTGAAAATCGGCAGGATCTGCCGAAAGGTGGCAACGCATGCCCCGGAGGATTTTTGGGAGGCATTGCAGATGTACTGGTTTGTCCATCTGGGCACCATTACCGAACTTAACGGTTGGGATGCCATGAACCCCGGGCATTTGGATCAGCACCTGACGCCGTTTTATGAAAAAGGGCTTGCCGACGGAACCCTTGACCGGGAGAAAGCCAAAGAACTGGTCAGCTGCTTCTGGATCAAGTTCAACAACCATCCGGCTCCGCCAAAGGTGGGGGTTACCGCCAAAGAAAGCGGGACCTATAATGACTTTACCAACATTAACCTCGGCGGAGTGAAACGGGACGGAACCGACGGGGTCAGCGAGGTATCCTATATCATTCTGGAGGTGATCGATGAATTGCACCTGCTGCAGCCGCAAGGCAACGTTCAGATCAGCGACAAGACCCCGGATCATTTTCTAAATGCGGCCTGCCGAGTGATACGCAAAGGATACGGATATCCTTCGGTGTTTAACACCGATGAGGTCATCATGGAACAACTCCGGGTCGGTAAGACGGTTGAGGATGCCCGTGAGGGAGGTTGCAGCGGGTGTATCGAAACCGGAGCGTTCGGCAAAGAAGCTTATATCCTCACCGGTTATCTGAATGTACCCAAGATCCTTGAACTGGCGCTTAATAACGGCGTGGATTCGATATCCGGTCAAAAAATCGCCCTGGAGACCGGTGATCCCAACGACTTCGAATCCTTTGATGATCTGTACGATGCTTTTGCAAGACAGCTGAACATGGTGGTCGAGTTGAAAAACCAGGTCAACAATTACATTGAACGAATGTTTGCATCTTATATGCCGGCACCCTTTCTATCCGTTGTCATTAGAGACTGTATCGTCAAAGGAAAAGATTATTATAATGGTGGCCCACGATACAACACCAACTACATCCAGTGTTGCGGCATTGGTACCATTTCCGACAGCCTTTCTGCCATAAAAACCCACGTGTTCGATCAGCGCACCATCACCATGGAGCAGTTGTTGGACGCAATGAGATGCAACTTCAAAGGTCACGAAGCTCTGCGTCTGCAGCTGCAGAACAAGACTCCATTTTTCGGCAATGATGATGACCGGGCGGATCATCTTATGCAGCGAGTGTATGACTCTCTGTTTCATGCCATCGACGGAAAACCCAATACCAAGGGAGGTTCATATCACCTCAACATGCTTTCCACCACCTGTCACATTTATTTCGGCAAAATGCTGGGGGCCACACCCAATGGCAGGCTGGCAGGAAAACCCATTTCCGACGGGACTTCGCCATCTCACGGTGCAGATCGTAACGGGCCGACAGCGGTTATTAAATCTCTGGGTAAAATGGACCAGATCAAAGCGGGAGGAACCTTGTTAAATCAGCGGTTTCTGCCGGATCTTCTTGCAACCAAAGAGGATATCCGCAAATTCGCCCAACTCATCCGAACCTATTTTAAACTGAACGGACATCACATCCAGTTCAACATAGTGGACACCCGGACACTCAAAAAAGCCCAGGCATCGCCGGATGACTACCGGGACTTGCTGGTGCGTGTGGCCGGATACAGTGATTATTTTGTGGACTTAGACGAGTATCACCAGCAGGAGATTATTGAAAGAACCGAGCATGGGTCTTTTTAA
- a CDS encoding glycyl-radical enzyme activating protein yields MTMTTGTIFDIKRYAIHDGPGIRTTIFMKGCPLSCRWCHNPEGVDPAPFLVYRKERCIRCGACVENCPEQALCLEAEGVVASGVPCTHCFTCTEICTAEAREKVGRQLTAVEVFSEIQKDIPFYDTSKGGVTFSGGEPLMQGEFLIEVLKLCGKEHIHRAVDTTGYAKTETLMSVAEQTDLFLFDLKMMDSDKHEKYTGVSNRMILDNLRQLAQKEIALVIRIPLIPGVNDDVENLDRSGNFLNGLPGVNKVHILPYHDFQKSKYARFNLQHDTGSINLPTQDMILHAKKRLENFGLEVVIGG; encoded by the coding sequence ATGACTATGACCACAGGCACCATTTTCGACATTAAACGATATGCCATCCATGACGGCCCGGGAATTCGCACCACGATTTTTATGAAAGGGTGCCCTTTGTCCTGCCGGTGGTGTCATAATCCTGAAGGCGTTGATCCCGCACCCTTTTTGGTTTATAGAAAAGAAAGATGCATTCGTTGCGGAGCGTGTGTGGAAAACTGCCCTGAACAAGCGCTTTGTCTCGAAGCAGAGGGGGTGGTCGCTTCCGGCGTGCCATGCACCCACTGCTTCACCTGCACGGAAATCTGCACTGCTGAAGCCCGTGAAAAGGTCGGCAGACAATTGACGGCCGTGGAAGTGTTCAGCGAGATTCAAAAAGACATCCCTTTTTACGATACTTCTAAAGGGGGTGTCACCTTTTCCGGCGGGGAGCCTTTGATGCAGGGTGAATTTTTGATCGAAGTGCTAAAATTGTGCGGAAAAGAACACATACACAGAGCCGTGGACACCACCGGTTATGCAAAAACTGAAACCCTTATGTCGGTTGCCGAGCAAACCGACCTTTTTCTGTTTGACCTGAAAATGATGGATTCAGACAAACATGAAAAATACACCGGGGTATCCAATCGTATGATACTTGATAATCTGCGGCAACTGGCACAAAAAGAGATCGCTCTGGTCATACGGATACCGTTGATTCCGGGTGTCAATGATGATGTGGAAAACCTGGATCGAAGCGGAAACTTTTTGAATGGTTTACCTGGGGTAAACAAAGTCCATATTTTACCGTATCACGATTTTCAAAAAAGTAAGTATGCCCGGTTTAACTTGCAGCATGATACCGGGAGCATCAATCTGCCTACCCAAGACATGATTTTACATGCAAAAAAACGCCTGGAAAACTTCGGGCTTGAGGTGGTTATAGGAGGCTAA
- a CDS encoding HAMP domain-containing protein, with protein MKKGSVYSTDTSLAGFYVIGVVSTIVGILVIFLLNIATPLEFVITQMHALKQADDIQWAKLIFSRLLIFCLISLIACIPFLVIMRKVLSPISRWLKQMQQQQPISPQLDFKARRRLINLPFLMVPVIIVLWGIIPLCFFGGAFVFGIIDSGTAITFALRSLMVGFISSAIIFFGLESHARKTLIPVFFPKGELTQVTGTAKISISRRIRAFYRIGSLIPLANIVMTLFILYWQVDSNGITAKAYGRGVLIFSMVVFILFFMGSGILNRLISRSISDPLNEMLLTLKEIQKGDLDTQVNVISNDEVGILGD; from the coding sequence ATGAAAAAAGGTTCAGTATATTCCACGGATACTTCCCTTGCAGGATTTTACGTTATTGGCGTGGTATCTACCATTGTGGGTATACTGGTAATCTTCCTGCTGAACATTGCCACCCCCCTTGAATTTGTGATCACCCAAATGCACGCATTAAAGCAGGCGGATGATATCCAATGGGCCAAACTGATTTTTTCCCGGCTCCTTATCTTCTGCCTGATTTCACTTATTGCCTGTATTCCATTTCTGGTGATTATGCGCAAGGTCCTTTCTCCCATATCCCGATGGCTGAAACAGATGCAACAGCAACAGCCCATATCACCCCAACTTGATTTTAAAGCCAGACGGCGCCTGATCAACCTGCCCTTTCTCATGGTTCCAGTAATCATTGTACTCTGGGGGATCATCCCCCTGTGTTTTTTCGGCGGGGCATTTGTATTCGGCATAATTGACTCAGGCACTGCCATTACCTTTGCATTGAGGTCGCTTATGGTGGGATTTATTTCTTCTGCCATCATATTTTTCGGGCTGGAATCCCATGCCAGAAAAACCCTGATCCCTGTTTTCTTCCCCAAAGGCGAGCTTACACAGGTCACTGGCACGGCAAAAATTTCCATTTCACGGCGAATCCGGGCATTTTATCGTATCGGAAGCCTGATTCCCCTTGCCAATATTGTGATGACGCTGTTCATCCTTTACTGGCAGGTGGATTCAAATGGAATCACGGCCAAGGCATATGGTCGCGGGGTGCTTATTTTTTCCATGGTGGTTTTTATTCTTTTTTTTATGGGCTCCGGCATATTGAACCGGCTCATCAGCCGGTCAATTTCAGATCCGCTGAACGAGATGCTGCTGACCCTGAAAGAAATACAAAAAGGTGACCTGGATACACAGGTAAATGTGATTTCCAATGACGAGGTGGGGATCCTGGGAGATG
- a CDS encoding RHS repeat-associated core domain-containing protein, which translates to MYNEILRDFRFYVPIIDKCLTRDRIGEAGGINLYGFVLNDPVNAVDPWGLEMYRHGYNTKSLSQQWGEFTNIVSGKLSPAINKWENNFNNCFGKYFSSHLKFANNIQSEIDSWYIDNMIENWILYQSTGNLGLLMIEGAVYTIAWDFGTVGNQLNLMGWYFIDIGHASLCATFK; encoded by the coding sequence ATTTATAATGAAATCCTTCGGGACTTCCGTTTCTATGTACCGATCATAGACAAATGCTTGACACGGGATCGCATAGGTGAAGCAGGCGGGATCAATCTGTATGGGTTTGTGCTAAATGATCCGGTTAATGCGGTTGACCCTTGGGGGTTGGAAATGTATCGACATGGCTATAACACCAAGTCACTTAGTCAACAATGGGGAGAGTTTACAAATATTGTTTCTGGTAAACTATCACCGGCAATTAACAAATGGGAAAATAATTTTAATAATTGTTTTGGGAAATATTTTTCTTCGCACCTTAAATTTGCAAATAATATCCAATCAGAAATAGATTCCTGGTATATTGATAATATGATTGAGAATTGGATTCTTTATCAAAGTACCGGCAACTTGGGGCTACTAATGATTGAGGGTGCAGTTTATACTATTGCATGGGATTTTGGTACAGTAGGAAACCAATTGAATTTGATGGGTTGGTATTTCATTGACATTGGTCATGCTTCATTGTGCGCAACTTTTAAATAA